From one Rhopalosiphum padi isolate XX-2018 chromosome 2, ASM2088224v1, whole genome shotgun sequence genomic stretch:
- the LOC132922463 gene encoding uncharacterized protein LOC132922463, translating to MVVLSHAVVSVFTLTVLLIVFNFDVTQSADTIKAYKTCQECIDSTCHKEDKHPCAQTLDGTVLCFKCERSPEGDEQFHSKTECENNCQDKSKCTCDYSCWVCVKHGNATAMCCDMPKKVYDDTCKEVPYNP from the coding sequence ATGGTTGTCCTGTCACATGCAGTCGTCTCTGTGTTCACTCTTACGGTGCTGTTGattgtttttaactttgatGTCACCCAATCGGCAGATACCATCAAGGCCTATAAGACCTGTCAAGAGTGCATTGATTCTACATGCCACAAGGAAGATAAACATCCATGCGCCCAAACCTTAGATGGTACTGTGTTATGTTTCAAGTGTGAACGAAGTCCTGAAGGTGACGAACAGTTCCACAGTAAAACAGAATGCGAGAACAATTGTCAGGACAAGTCAAAGTGCACGTGTGACTATTCGTGTTGGGTATGCGTTAAACATGGCAACGCGACTGCAATGTGTTGCGACATGCCGAAAAAAGTGTATGATGATACTTGCAAAGAGGTTCCGTACAATCCTTAA
- the LOC132922238 gene encoding uncharacterized protein LOC132922238 codes for MFVLSHSVVSVFTLTVLLNVFYIVPTQSLHSAMPFNTCQECIASQCHQASDLPCVPCDNGVSTLCIRCDTKTMDGDLQFYSQTKCEDKCQDKSKCTCDGSCYVCVEKGNAASMTCDGLNVQYDDSCKEIPYKP; via the coding sequence ATGTTTGTCCTGTCGCACTCCGTCGTCTCTGTGTTCACTCTTACGGTACTGttgaatgtattttacattGTTCCCACCCAATCGCTGCATTCTGCAATGCCCTTCAATACTTGTCAGGAATGCATAGCATCTCAATGCCACCAGGCATCGGATCTTCCATGCGTCCCTTGTGATAACGGTGTTTCTACGTTATGTATCAGATGTGATACAAAAACTATGGACGGCGACCTACAGTTCTATTCTCAAACTAAATGCGAGGATAAATGTCAGGATAAGTCAAAGTGTACGTGCGACGGTTCGTGTTACGTGTGCGTTGAAAAGGGTAACGCGGCGTCGATGACATGCGACGGGCTGAACGTGCAGTACGATGATTCATGCAAAGAGATTCCGTACAAACCTTAA